Proteins encoded by one window of Streptomyces sp. NBC_01571:
- the aspS gene encoding aspartate--tRNA ligase gives MHRYRSHTCGELRASDVDSDVRLSGWLHNRRDLGGILFIDLRDHYGITQLVARPGTPAYEALDKVSKESTVRVDGRVVSRGAENVNPDLPTGEVEVEVSDVELLGAAAPLPFTINAEDGVNEERRLEYRFLDLRRERMHRNILLRTAVISAIRHKMTALGFNEMATPILSATSPEGARDFVVPSRLNPGRFYALPQAPQQFKQLLMISGFDRYFQIAPCFRDEDARADRSPGEFYQLDVEMSFVEQEDVFQPIEKLMTELFEEFGGDRHVTSPFPRIPFRESMLKYGSDKPDLRAQLELVDITDIFAGSEFKAFAGKHVRALPVPDVSGQTRKFFDGLGDYAVEQGAKGLAWVRVGEDGSLTGPIAKFLTDENVAELTKRLSLAPGHAVFFGAGEFDEVSKIMGAVRVEAAKRSGNFEENVFRFCWIVDFPMYEKDEDTGKIDFSHNPFSMPQGGLEALETQDPLDILGWQYDIVCNGVELSSGAIRNHEPDIMLKAFEIAGYDRETVEEQFAGMLRAFRFGAPPHGGIAPGVDRIVMLLADEPNIRETIAFPLNGNAQDLMMGAPTELDETRLRELHISVRKPQPK, from the coding sequence ATGCATCGGTACAGGTCCCACACCTGCGGCGAGCTCCGCGCCTCTGACGTCGACAGCGACGTCCGGCTGAGCGGCTGGCTGCACAATCGCCGAGACCTGGGCGGCATCCTCTTCATCGATCTGCGTGATCACTACGGCATCACGCAGCTCGTCGCCCGCCCCGGCACCCCCGCCTACGAGGCCCTCGACAAGGTCTCCAAGGAGTCGACGGTCCGCGTCGACGGCAGGGTCGTCTCCCGCGGCGCGGAGAACGTCAACCCCGACCTGCCCACCGGCGAGGTCGAGGTCGAGGTGAGCGACGTCGAGCTGCTCGGCGCGGCCGCTCCGCTCCCGTTCACCATCAACGCCGAGGACGGCGTCAACGAGGAGCGGCGCCTGGAGTACCGCTTCCTCGACCTGCGCCGCGAGCGCATGCACCGCAACATCCTGCTGCGTACGGCCGTGATCTCCGCGATCCGTCACAAGATGACGGCGCTGGGCTTCAACGAGATGGCGACGCCGATCCTCAGCGCCACCTCCCCGGAGGGTGCCCGCGACTTCGTCGTGCCGTCGCGCCTCAACCCGGGCCGGTTCTACGCGCTGCCGCAGGCCCCACAGCAGTTCAAGCAGCTGCTGATGATCTCCGGCTTCGACCGCTACTTCCAGATCGCGCCCTGTTTCCGCGACGAGGACGCGCGTGCGGACCGCTCGCCGGGCGAGTTCTACCAGCTCGACGTGGAGATGTCCTTCGTCGAGCAGGAGGACGTCTTCCAGCCGATCGAGAAGCTGATGACGGAGCTCTTCGAGGAGTTCGGCGGTGACCGCCACGTCACCTCGCCCTTCCCGCGGATCCCGTTCCGTGAGTCGATGCTGAAGTACGGCTCCGACAAGCCGGACCTGCGGGCCCAGCTGGAGCTGGTCGACATCACCGACATCTTCGCGGGCTCGGAGTTCAAGGCCTTCGCCGGCAAGCACGTGCGCGCGCTGCCGGTGCCGGACGTCTCCGGCCAGACGCGGAAGTTCTTCGACGGCCTCGGCGACTACGCGGTCGAGCAGGGCGCGAAGGGCCTGGCCTGGGTGCGGGTGGGCGAGGACGGCTCGCTGACGGGCCCGATCGCCAAGTTCCTGACCGACGAGAACGTGGCGGAGCTGACGAAGCGGCTGTCGCTGGCCCCCGGCCACGCGGTGTTCTTCGGCGCGGGCGAGTTCGACGAGGTCTCGAAGATCATGGGCGCGGTGCGGGTCGAGGCCGCGAAGCGCTCGGGCAACTTCGAGGAGAACGTCTTCCGGTTCTGCTGGATCGTCGACTTCCCGATGTACGAGAAGGACGAGGACACCGGGAAGATCGACTTCTCGCACAACCCGTTCTCGATGCCCCAGGGTGGCCTGGAGGCCCTGGAGACCCAGGACCCGCTGGACATCCTGGGCTGGCAGTACGACATCGTCTGCAACGGCGTCGAGCTGTCCTCCGGCGCGATCCGGAACCACGAGCCCGACATCATGCTCAAGGCCTTCGAGATCGCGGGCTACGACCGTGAGACCGTCGAGGAGCAGTTCGCCGGCATGCTCCGCGCCTTCCGCTTCGGCGCCCCGCCGCACGGCGGGATCGCCCCGGGCGTCGACCGCATCGTCATGCTCCTCGCGGACGAGCCGAACATCCGCGAGACCATCGCGTTCCCGCTGAACGGCAACGCGCAGGACCTGATGATGGGCGCGCCGACGGAGCTGGACGAGACCCGCCTGCGGGAGCTGCACATCTCGGTGCGCAAGCCGCAGCCGAAGTAG
- the metG gene encoding methionine--tRNA ligase has protein sequence MARHLITSALPYINGIKHLGNMVGSMLPADVYSRYLRQRGHDVLYICATDEHGTPAELAAKERGIPVDTFCAQAHDAQKAVYDGFELAFDYFGRSSSGQNREITQHFARRLNENGFIEERAIRQVYSPTDGRFLPDRYVEGTCPHCGYDKARGDQCENCTRVLDPTDLINPRSAISGSTDLEVRETKHLFLLQSKLQHEVEAWVSRHEEEWPQLASSIARKWLTEGLHDRAITRDLDWGVPVPADTWPELAAEGKVFYVWFDAPIEYIGATKEWADAAPAGETRDWKSWWYEADDTVRYTEFMAKDNVPFHTVMFPATELGVREPWKKVDYVKAFNWLTYYGGKFSTSQKRGVFTDHALDILPADYWRYFLIANAPESDDSSFTWEHFTATVNKDLADTLGNFVNRVLSFSRKRFGEEVPAGAAAGEAEAKLGEEIAGLLAEYETQMEALQFRKAAAALRALWSAGNSYLEEKAPWLEIKTDPDGAALTLRTAMNLIHLYSVVSEPFIPASAKAMRSAFALADDTATWVSAAEAKSLDAVPAGTAFTVPPVLFAKITDEDLESYKERFGGAPE, from the coding sequence ATGGCTCGACACCTCATCACCAGCGCCCTTCCGTACATCAACGGGATCAAGCACCTGGGCAACATGGTGGGGTCCATGCTCCCGGCGGACGTGTACTCCCGCTACCTCCGCCAGCGCGGCCACGACGTGCTGTACATCTGCGCGACGGACGAGCACGGCACCCCGGCCGAGCTGGCGGCGAAGGAGCGGGGCATCCCGGTCGACACGTTCTGCGCGCAGGCGCACGACGCGCAGAAGGCGGTCTACGACGGCTTCGAGCTGGCCTTCGACTACTTCGGCCGCAGCTCCAGCGGGCAGAACCGCGAGATCACCCAGCACTTCGCCCGCCGTCTGAACGAGAACGGCTTCATCGAGGAGCGCGCGATCCGTCAGGTGTACTCGCCGACGGACGGCCGCTTCCTCCCGGACCGCTATGTCGAGGGCACCTGCCCGCACTGCGGTTACGACAAGGCGCGCGGCGACCAGTGCGAGAACTGCACGCGCGTCCTGGACCCGACCGACCTGATCAACCCGCGTTCGGCGATCTCCGGCTCGACGGACCTGGAGGTCCGCGAGACGAAGCACCTCTTCCTGCTCCAGTCGAAGCTGCAGCACGAGGTCGAGGCCTGGGTCTCCCGGCACGAGGAGGAGTGGCCGCAGCTTGCCTCCTCCATCGCCCGCAAGTGGCTGACCGAGGGTCTGCACGACCGCGCGATCACCCGTGACCTCGACTGGGGCGTCCCGGTCCCCGCCGACACCTGGCCGGAGCTGGCGGCCGAGGGCAAGGTCTTCTACGTCTGGTTCGACGCCCCGATCGAGTACATCGGCGCGACGAAGGAGTGGGCGGACGCGGCGCCCGCCGGCGAGACCCGCGACTGGAAGTCCTGGTGGTACGAGGCCGACGACACGGTCCGCTACACGGAGTTCATGGCGAAGGACAACGTCCCGTTCCACACGGTGATGTTCCCGGCCACCGAACTCGGTGTCCGCGAGCCGTGGAAGAAGGTCGACTACGTCAAGGCCTTCAACTGGCTGACGTACTACGGCGGGAAGTTCTCCACGTCGCAGAAGCGCGGTGTCTTCACCGACCACGCGCTCGACATCCTCCCCGCGGACTACTGGCGCTACTTCCTCATCGCCAACGCCCCCGAGTCGGACGACTCGTCCTTCACCTGGGAGCACTTCACCGCCACGGTCAACAAGGACCTCGCCGACACCCTCGGCAACTTCGTCAACCGCGTCCTGTCCTTCTCCAGGAAGCGCTTCGGCGAGGAGGTCCCGGCAGGCGCGGCGGCCGGCGAGGCGGAGGCGAAGCTCGGCGAGGAGATCGCCGGTCTGCTGGCCGAGTACGAGACCCAGATGGAGGCGCTCCAGTTCCGCAAGGCGGCGGCGGCGCTGCGTGCCCTGTGGTCGGCGGGCAACTCCTACCTGGAGGAGAAGGCCCCCTGGCTGGAGATCAAGACCGACCCCGACGGCGCGGCCCTGACCCTGCGCACGGCGATGAACCTGATCCACCTCTACTCGGTGGTGTCGGAGCCCTTCATCCCCGCCTCCGCCAAGGCGATGCGCTCCGCGTTCGCGCTGGCGGACGACACGGCGACGTGGGTGTCCGCGGCCGAGGCGAAGTCCCTGGACGCCGTGCCGGCGGGCACCGCGTTCACCGTGCCCCCGGTGCTCTTCGCCAAGATCACGGACGAGGACCTGGAGTCGTACAAGGAGCGTTTCGGCGGCGCTCCGGAGTAG
- a CDS encoding PIN domain-containing protein — MLFSPRGRADREGVEEELRQLFSWTLVPDGICQRAREVQQLLTDNGEHRSAGPVDLLIAATAEVSDLTLLHHDRDFETVARRTGRSSAWRAEPGP; from the coding sequence ATCCTCTTCTCCCCTCGCGGGCGAGCGGACCGCGAAGGCGTCGAGGAGGAGTTGCGGCAGCTGTTCAGCTGGACCCTGGTGCCCGACGGCATTTGTCAGCGCGCTCGCGAGGTCCAGCAACTCCTCACCGACAACGGTGAGCACCGCTCGGCCGGACCGGTCGACCTGCTCATCGCCGCCACGGCCGAGGTGTCGGACCTGACGCTGCTCCACCACGACCGGGACTTCGAGACCGTCGCCCGCCGTACGGGCCGGTCGAGCGCCTGGCGGGCCGAGCCCGGGCCCTGA
- the metG gene encoding methionine--tRNA ligase, with product MAATGSEKQGEKAYYVSTPIYYVNDAPHLGHAYTTVAGDVLTRWHRQRGETVWYLTGTDEHGQKIMRTAEANGVSPQEWCDKLVEEAWKPLWEHLGIANDDFIRTTEKRHTDRVQEFVQDLHDKGEIYKGGYQGPYCVGCEEYKLPGDLIEAEDGTKLCAIHKKPVELLQEENYFFKLSEYGDKLLAHYEANPDFIQPESARNEVVNFVRQGLQDLSISRSTFDWGVPVPWDDKHVIYVWIDALLNYATAVGYNENPAKFENTFPADVHLVGKDILRFHAIIWPAMLMAQGLPLPGKVAANGWLMVGGEKMSKSNLTGIKPQDLTSHFGVDAYRWYFLRAIAFGQDGSFSWEDFSARYTSELANDYGNLASRVAAMVGKYFGGVLPGTTAAGDAEKAIQDGLAKAVAEADRRIGDDVDFQGGILAVFDFVKQVNGYITEQEPWKVAKDDSPEGQARLATILYTAAESLRAVAVLLNPVMPDTSQKLWDSLGAEASLGVLADQKVQEAGEWGRLRPGATVTKGAVLFPRLEEKPSA from the coding sequence ATGGCGGCCACTGGATCCGAGAAGCAGGGTGAGAAGGCGTACTACGTCTCCACCCCGATTTATTACGTCAACGACGCTCCTCACCTGGGCCACGCCTACACGACCGTCGCCGGCGACGTGCTCACGCGCTGGCACCGTCAGCGCGGCGAGACGGTGTGGTATCTCACCGGCACCGACGAGCACGGTCAGAAGATCATGCGCACCGCCGAGGCCAACGGCGTCAGCCCGCAGGAGTGGTGCGACAAGCTGGTCGAGGAGGCATGGAAGCCTCTCTGGGAGCACCTCGGGATCGCGAACGACGACTTCATCCGCACGACGGAGAAGCGCCACACGGACCGTGTCCAGGAGTTCGTCCAGGATCTCCACGACAAGGGTGAGATCTACAAGGGCGGGTACCAAGGCCCGTACTGCGTGGGCTGCGAGGAGTACAAGCTCCCCGGCGACCTCATCGAAGCCGAGGACGGCACGAAACTGTGTGCCATCCACAAGAAGCCGGTGGAGCTGCTCCAGGAGGAGAACTACTTCTTCAAACTGAGCGAGTACGGGGACAAGCTCCTCGCCCACTACGAGGCCAACCCGGACTTCATCCAGCCGGAGTCGGCACGCAACGAGGTCGTGAACTTCGTGCGCCAGGGCCTGCAGGACCTCTCCATCTCGCGCTCCACCTTCGACTGGGGCGTCCCGGTTCCCTGGGACGACAAGCACGTCATCTACGTGTGGATCGACGCCCTGCTGAACTACGCGACGGCGGTCGGCTACAACGAGAACCCGGCGAAGTTCGAGAACACCTTCCCTGCCGACGTCCACCTCGTCGGCAAGGACATCCTCCGCTTCCACGCGATCATCTGGCCCGCGATGCTGATGGCGCAGGGACTGCCCCTGCCGGGCAAGGTCGCGGCGAACGGCTGGCTGATGGTCGGTGGCGAGAAGATGTCGAAGTCGAACCTGACGGGCATCAAGCCGCAGGACCTGACCTCCCACTTCGGTGTGGACGCGTACCGCTGGTACTTCCTGCGCGCGATCGCGTTCGGCCAGGACGGCTCGTTCTCCTGGGAGGACTTCTCCGCCCGCTACACGAGCGAGTTGGCGAACGACTACGGCAACCTCGCCTCGCGCGTGGCCGCGATGGTGGGCAAGTACTTCGGCGGCGTGCTGCCCGGGACGACTGCCGCGGGCGACGCGGAGAAGGCGATCCAGGACGGGCTGGCGAAGGCCGTGGCGGAAGCCGACCGGCGGATCGGCGACGACGTGGACTTCCAGGGCGGAATCCTCGCCGTCTTCGACTTCGTCAAGCAGGTCAACGGTTACATCACGGAGCAGGAACCGTGGAAGGTGGCCAAGGACGACTCGCCGGAGGGCCAGGCCCGCCTGGCGACCATCCTCTACACGGCCGCGGAGTCGCTCCGCGCGGTGGCGGTCCTCCTCAACCCGGTCATGCCGGACACCTCTCAGAAGCTCTGGGACTCCCTCGGCGCGGAGGCGTCCCTGGGAGTCCTCGCGGACCAGAAGGTCCAGGAAGCGGGCGAGTGGGGCCGGCTCCGGCCCGGCGCGACGGTCACCAAGGGCGCGGTCCTCTTCCCGCGCCTGGAGGAGAAGCCGAGCGCGTAA
- a CDS encoding VWA domain-containing protein, protein MGILTLLRNAFGRSRQGRDADAETSREASAPSVSAPAAEHVPSQEAAPASAPIPSQAAERAPAEAEPKIPAPSSEPTPGPTSSVVDDLVSAAFDNVTVPKPTESTESAKQVESTEPGAETASSQEPVAEAAAEAEPEAQAEAEPEAQAEAEPEAQAEAEPEAQAEAEPEAQAEAEPEAQAEADAEAGSQGAAEPVAEPEPVAEVITEAEPEAENTPEAVAEPEVAPQAEAVADTEVVTEADAAADAEAETVDEVVAAADAEAEPVAGHEVVAEPAAELEAETEPETAAAPEVDAEAAVVAEAEAVVEAVAPEAEPVVGAPEVSRPEAEEPAAADAPAEPVARTESEPALEVVAAQADEPTATDGDRAGQVPLAADDEGAADGADAKDDTAEDAAGAGSDAGSTTPAVPLAHVQSTAATLTTAYREAAATLEKQNLTGARAKVYLVLDRSSSMRPYYKDGSAQALGEQALALAAHLDPEATVPVVFFSTELDGTGELTLADHENKVDELHGALGRMGRTSYHVAVQEVLAQHEKSQNPAAPALVIFQTDGAPDAKTPATQALTEAATTHPAVFFSFVAFGEPENKAFDYLRKLKTTNTSFFHAGPTPRELTDAEIYEGVLANWRP, encoded by the coding sequence ATGGGCATTCTCACTCTCCTGCGGAACGCGTTCGGCCGCTCACGCCAGGGGCGTGACGCCGACGCGGAGACCTCGCGGGAAGCTTCGGCTCCCTCGGTTTCGGCCCCGGCGGCCGAACACGTTCCTTCGCAGGAGGCCGCACCGGCCTCCGCGCCGATCCCCTCCCAGGCGGCCGAACGGGCCCCCGCGGAGGCCGAACCGAAGATCCCCGCACCTTCGTCCGAGCCGACGCCGGGGCCGACGTCGTCGGTGGTCGACGACCTGGTGTCGGCGGCGTTCGACAACGTCACGGTCCCCAAGCCGACGGAGTCGACGGAGTCGGCCAAGCAGGTGGAGTCGACCGAGCCGGGGGCGGAGACGGCCTCGTCCCAGGAGCCGGTGGCCGAGGCCGCGGCCGAGGCGGAGCCCGAGGCTCAGGCCGAGGCGGAGCCCGAGGCTCAGGCCGAGGCGGAGCCCGAGGCTCAGGCCGAGGCGGAGCCCGAGGCTCAGGCCGAGGCGGAGCCCGAGGCTCAGGCCGAGGCGGAGCCCGAGGCTCAGGCCGAGGCGGACGCCGAGGCCGGGTCCCAGGGTGCGGCTGAGCCCGTAGCCGAGCCGGAGCCCGTGGCCGAGGTCATCACGGAGGCCGAGCCCGAGGCCGAGAACACCCCCGAGGCCGTGGCCGAACCCGAGGTCGCACCGCAGGCCGAGGCGGTCGCCGACACCGAGGTCGTGACCGAGGCCGACGCTGCTGCCGATGCCGAGGCCGAGACCGTCGACGAAGTCGTGGCCGCCGCCGATGCCGAGGCGGAGCCCGTGGCCGGACACGAGGTCGTTGCCGAGCCGGCGGCTGAGCTCGAGGCCGAGACCGAGCCGGAGACCGCAGCCGCACCCGAGGTCGATGCCGAAGCCGCGGTCGTGGCCGAGGCCGAGGCCGTGGTGGAGGCGGTCGCGCCCGAGGCCGAGCCCGTCGTCGGGGCCCCCGAGGTCTCCCGGCCGGAGGCCGAGGAGCCCGCCGCCGCGGACGCTCCGGCGGAACCGGTCGCGCGGACGGAATCGGAGCCGGCCCTCGAAGTCGTCGCCGCGCAGGCCGACGAGCCCACGGCCACCGACGGCGATCGGGCCGGGCAGGTGCCGCTCGCAGCCGACGACGAAGGCGCCGCGGACGGTGCGGACGCGAAGGACGACACGGCCGAAGACGCAGCCGGCGCCGGAAGCGACGCCGGCTCCACGACCCCCGCCGTCCCCCTCGCCCACGTCCAGTCGACCGCCGCGACCCTCACCACCGCGTACCGGGAAGCCGCCGCCACCCTCGAGAAGCAGAACCTCACCGGCGCCCGCGCCAAGGTCTACCTCGTCCTGGACCGCTCCTCGTCGATGCGCCCGTACTACAAGGACGGCTCGGCCCAGGCCCTCGGCGAGCAGGCCCTGGCCCTCGCCGCGCACCTCGACCCCGAGGCCACGGTCCCGGTCGTCTTCTTCTCCACCGAACTCGACGGCACCGGCGAGCTCACCCTCGCCGACCACGAGAACAAGGTCGACGAGCTCCACGGCGCCCTCGGCCGCATGGGCCGTACCAGCTACCACGTCGCCGTACAGGAAGTCCTCGCGCAGCACGAGAAGTCGCAGAACCCCGCGGCCCCCGCGCTGGTGATCTTCCAGACGGACGGCGCCCCGGACGCCAAGACCCCGGCGACCCAGGCGCTCACCGAGGCGGCGACGACCCACCCCGCCGTCTTCTTCTCCTTCGTCGCCTTCGGCGAGCCCGAGAACAAGGCGTTCGACTACCTCCGCAAGCTGAAGACCACCAACACGTCCTTCTTCCACGCGGGCCCCACCCCCCGCGAACTGACGGACGCCGAGATCTACGAGGGCGTCCTGGCGAACTGGCGCCCGTAG
- a CDS encoding LysR family transcriptional regulator, with translation MELEVRHLRALCAIADTGSLHRAARLLGVAQPSLSTQLRRIEQELGGELFIRERTGCRPTPLGRIVLGRARPLVAEMRSLVAEARAAAADGLQLRIGSTASRALAGWLRRLREHRQEPLLQMDVSANSLLTLVAEGRLDVAFVHEVEGCPLRIPDGLRLRVLVEREPQFVSLPNDHPAAVRPVVHLSELAQDRWMVDPTVDGEWDAVHRMLRSAGLNPRVLHGDYHTAASLVATGEVVTVCQPTRQSGPETAVRRLHGDPLGVRLLLAARTEAELDGVYPELAEAYDETARQAPAYREWLEHGGSGTPAPALP, from the coding sequence ATGGAGCTTGAGGTCAGGCACCTCCGCGCGCTGTGCGCCATCGCCGACACCGGCAGCCTGCACCGCGCCGCGCGCCTGCTCGGCGTCGCCCAGCCCTCGTTGAGCACCCAGCTGCGCAGGATCGAACAGGAGCTGGGCGGCGAGCTGTTCATCCGCGAACGGACCGGCTGCCGCCCCACCCCGCTCGGCCGGATCGTGCTCGGGCGGGCCCGCCCGCTGGTGGCCGAAATGCGGTCCCTGGTCGCCGAGGCGCGGGCCGCCGCCGCGGACGGACTCCAGCTGCGTATCGGCTCCACCGCGAGCCGCGCCCTGGCCGGCTGGCTGCGCCGGCTGCGCGAACACCGCCAGGAACCGCTCCTCCAGATGGACGTCTCCGCGAACTCCCTGCTCACCCTGGTCGCCGAGGGACGGCTCGACGTCGCCTTCGTGCACGAGGTGGAGGGCTGCCCCCTGCGCATCCCGGACGGACTGCGGCTGCGCGTCCTGGTCGAGCGCGAGCCCCAGTTCGTCTCCCTGCCCAACGATCACCCGGCCGCCGTGCGTCCCGTCGTCCACCTCTCCGAGCTGGCCCAGGACCGCTGGATGGTGGACCCCACCGTCGACGGCGAGTGGGACGCCGTGCACCGGATGCTGCGCTCCGCCGGACTCAACCCCCGGGTCCTGCACGGCGACTACCACACGGCGGCCTCCCTGGTCGCCACCGGCGAGGTCGTCACGGTCTGCCAGCCCACCCGCCAGTCCGGCCCCGAGACGGCGGTGCGCCGCCTGCACGGCGACCCGCTCGGCGTACGACTGCTGCTCGCGGCCCGTACGGAGGCGGAGCTGGACGGCGTCTATCCGGAACTGGCCGAGGCCTACGACGAGACGGCACGGCAGGCACCCGCATACCGGGAGTGGCTGGAACACGGCGGTTCGGGAACCCCGGCCCCCGCCCTCCCGTGA
- the snpA gene encoding snapalysin, giving the protein MRLPLPKSKAVLATVLGLGLAAAGFGAVPAAAAPVPAQDAVHAGHSALAGYSGYAGSAEESKANQAFFAAVIRSVAEKRAANPSSAAAVTVIYNASRAPSFSTEIARSTAIWNGAVANVKLQSGSASSADFTYREGNDSRGSYASTDGHGSGYVFLDYAQSEQYDPIRITAHETGHVLGLPDHYSGPCSELMSGGGPGPSCTNPNPNSAERSRVNQLWANGFAQALDKALGKTNAH; this is encoded by the coding sequence ATGAGACTTCCCCTGCCCAAGTCCAAGGCCGTGCTCGCGACCGTGCTCGGTCTGGGCCTCGCGGCGGCCGGGTTCGGCGCGGTCCCCGCCGCGGCGGCTCCCGTCCCCGCGCAGGACGCCGTTCACGCCGGACACTCCGCCCTCGCCGGTTACTCCGGCTACGCGGGCTCCGCCGAGGAGAGCAAGGCCAACCAGGCGTTCTTCGCGGCGGTCATCCGATCCGTCGCCGAGAAGCGCGCCGCGAACCCGAGCAGCGCCGCGGCCGTCACCGTGATCTACAACGCCTCCCGTGCGCCCTCCTTCAGCACCGAGATAGCCCGCAGCACCGCGATATGGAACGGCGCGGTGGCGAACGTGAAACTCCAGTCGGGCTCGGCGTCGAGCGCCGACTTCACCTACCGCGAGGGCAACGACTCGCGCGGCTCGTACGCCTCGACGGACGGCCACGGCAGCGGGTACGTCTTCCTGGACTACGCGCAGAGCGAGCAGTACGACCCGATCCGCATCACCGCGCACGAGACCGGCCACGTCCTCGGTCTGCCCGACCACTACTCCGGCCCGTGCAGCGAGCTGATGTCGGGCGGCGGCCCCGGTCCCTCCTGCACCAACCCGAACCCCAACTCGGCCGAGCGGTCGCGTGTCAACCAGCTGTGGGCCAACGGCTTCGCGCAGGCGCTGGACAAGGCCCTGGGCAAGACGAACGCCCACTAG
- a CDS encoding FUSC family protein, with protein sequence MSRQLPSALTPPDWLVRNLRPQNAPVSRAAVVRAAVAMSLPLAIGLAMGRPAYGALASMGALSGVIGDTADAYRMRVLTIAVPQLFGAVGVTIGALVFGHGWITVGAVTAVALVSGMFSTIGSVASVSGLLLLLNCVIGAGLPLPGAWWLAPVLMSGGGLLVLALALLAWPLRSGVPERVAVAEAYRAVADLLAASGTDAYDDRRHAVAQSLNQSYDLVLARRARHHGRNPDLTRLLAQLNAVTPVVESAPAAHQYGRRHAEPLPPEVPAAVRRLADAVETGRTGPTGLRLPVPTNETARAVDHALTHAADVVTGRTPDTRTAGDPLGRPARLGVRAARSGRTILLSSGSWRYGLRLAVCIGIAQALVSLVPVPRSYWVALTITFVMKPDFGSVFSRALMRALGTVAGLLVAAVVLTSVPLGWWDVAAMVVLAPLVPVLGARGYGHQTAAVTPVILLLSDVLNHQGTALLVPRLVDSLMGCAIALVAGYLLWPESWHTRVGDRLADTVADTAGYVEYASREDADPAERARMRRRLHRDLSGIRTEFQRALSEPPPNGRRAAAWLPLVVAVERIVDATTAAGVRIRHGAQRPSAAEFAQVALQLRELSEGLRETDVLVAVRTDLTGPAGSVLEPLRQEVAAARAIASPR encoded by the coding sequence ATGTCCCGCCAGTTGCCCAGTGCGCTCACCCCTCCCGACTGGCTGGTCAGGAACCTCCGCCCGCAGAACGCCCCCGTCTCCCGCGCCGCCGTCGTCCGCGCCGCCGTCGCGATGTCCCTGCCGCTGGCGATCGGCCTCGCCATGGGCCGGCCCGCGTACGGGGCGCTCGCCTCCATGGGCGCCCTGTCCGGTGTCATCGGCGACACCGCCGACGCGTACCGCATGCGCGTCCTCACCATCGCCGTCCCCCAGCTCTTCGGCGCGGTCGGTGTCACCATCGGCGCGCTCGTCTTCGGCCACGGCTGGATCACCGTCGGCGCGGTCACCGCCGTCGCGCTCGTCTCCGGGATGTTCTCGACGATCGGCTCCGTCGCCTCCGTGTCCGGACTGCTGCTCCTCCTCAACTGTGTGATCGGTGCCGGACTGCCGTTGCCGGGCGCGTGGTGGCTGGCGCCCGTCCTGATGTCCGGCGGCGGCCTGCTGGTCCTCGCGCTCGCCCTGCTCGCCTGGCCGCTGCGCTCGGGCGTGCCCGAACGGGTCGCCGTCGCGGAGGCGTACCGGGCGGTGGCGGACCTGCTCGCCGCGAGCGGCACCGACGCGTACGACGACCGCCGCCACGCCGTCGCCCAGTCCCTCAACCAGTCCTACGACCTCGTCCTCGCGCGGCGCGCCCGCCACCACGGCCGCAACCCGGACCTCACCCGGCTGCTGGCCCAGCTGAACGCCGTCACCCCCGTCGTGGAGAGCGCCCCGGCCGCCCACCAGTACGGCCGACGGCACGCCGAGCCGCTGCCCCCCGAAGTGCCCGCCGCCGTACGCCGTCTCGCGGACGCCGTCGAGACCGGCCGCACCGGGCCGACCGGCCTCCGGCTCCCCGTCCCCACCAACGAGACCGCGCGCGCCGTCGACCACGCGCTGACCCACGCCGCAGACGTCGTCACCGGCCGGACCCCCGACACACGCACCGCCGGCGACCCCCTCGGCAGGCCCGCCCGCCTCGGCGTCCGGGCGGCGCGCTCCGGCCGCACCATCCTTCTGTCCTCCGGGTCCTGGCGTTACGGACTGCGGCTGGCCGTCTGCATCGGCATCGCGCAGGCCCTGGTCTCGCTCGTTCCGGTGCCCCGCTCGTACTGGGTCGCCCTCACCATCACCTTCGTGATGAAGCCCGATTTCGGGTCGGTCTTCTCGCGGGCACTGATGCGCGCGCTCGGCACGGTGGCGGGGCTCCTCGTCGCGGCCGTCGTCCTCACCTCGGTGCCGCTCGGCTGGTGGGACGTGGCGGCCATGGTCGTCCTCGCACCGCTCGTCCCGGTTCTCGGGGCACGCGGATACGGCCATCAGACCGCCGCCGTCACCCCGGTGATCCTGCTCCTGTCCGACGTCCTCAACCACCAGGGCACCGCCCTGCTCGTCCCACGGCTCGTGGACTCCCTCATGGGATGCGCGATCGCGCTCGTCGCGGGCTATCTGCTCTGGCCGGAGAGCTGGCACACCCGTGTCGGCGACCGGCTCGCCGACACGGTCGCGGACACCGCCGGCTATGTGGAGTACGCCTCCCGGGAGGACGCCGACCCCGCCGAACGCGCCCGTATGCGGCGGCGCCTCCACCGCGACCTGTCCGGCATCCGCACCGAATTCCAGCGGGCCCTGAGCGAACCCCCGCCCAACGGCCGGCGCGCCGCTGCCTGGCTCCCGCTCGTCGTCGCCGTCGAGCGGATCGTCGACGCGACCACCGCGGCCGGGGTGCGGATCCGGCACGGGGCCCAGCGTCCGTCGGCCGCCGAGTTCGCGCAGGTGGCCCTGCAACTGCGGGAGCTGTCCGAGGGGCTGCGCGAGACGGACGTGCTCGTCGCCGTCCGTACGGATCTCACCGGGCCGGCCGGCAGTGTGCTCGAACCCCTCCGGCAGGAGGTCGCCGCGGCCCGCGCGATCGCGTCACCTCGCTGA